Below is a genomic region from Fusobacterium canifelinum.
CTCCAACTGATGTAGTTGGAGAAGAAGTTTCTTTATACTGTGGATATTTTTCTTCTAAACTTTCTAATTCTTTTAATAAAATATCAAATTCATAGTCTGAAATTAGACTTTTATTATCATTGTAATAAGAATCTCTGTATTTATCTAAGTCTTCTCTCAACTTAACTATTTTTTCTAAATCATTTAATTCTTCTGATGAGTAAAGTGTAAGTCCTGTATGATTATTTTTTAATTCCTCAATTCTTTTTTTTATTTCCATATCTTCTCCTGAATTAAAACTTTTAAATATATTTATTGTTCACAAAGGATATTATACCATTATTATTATAATTTTTCTAATAAAAAAGAACTGTAATAACAGTTCTAATTTACTATTTCTAAATAAGGGGAATTTATAAAATCATAAGGTAATACATAAGGTCCTCCATCAGAATCTAAATCTAATTCAAAGCCCATTTCTTGTGCAGTAATATAGTAGATATACCAAATATATTGAGAACAATAAAAACCTTCTGTATTCATTCTATCAGAACTTATTCTATAATCTTTTCCAAAATATTTCCCCATATTTTTTATTAATCTTTTTCTGAATTCATCAGTCATATCTTTATATCTAAGAACCAGAATATCTCTACCTTCTTCTAACCAGTAGTCAATATCAATAGTATATGATTTATTCCAAAATTTTGGATAGTCAACAATAGTCTTATCATTTTTCATTACAGCTACATGACCAAACATTCCAATAGGATTTATAGTTTTTTCTTTAATTACAATATCACCAGGTTCAAGATTTAGAATTATAACAGGTGGCTCTACTTGTTTCCACTTAACATTCTTCTTTTCTTCATATTTAGGAACTGTTTGGACACTTGAACAGGCTGTTAAAAAGAGTAAACTTATTAGTATTAATATTATTTTAAAATTTTTCATTTTGTACCTTCATTTTCTAGTAAAAAATCTATAATATTTTTATGAATAATTCCATCTTGACTAAAATCAAAATGGTCCATTGATAAAACATATTTAGGGAAATTATCCGTTATGGATTTGTAAACTCCAAACTCTCTTTCTCTTGTTTTTTCATCTCCCATTATATATGAAATTTGATAATAAGATAAATCTTTTCCTTTTTTAGCAACAAAGTCAATTTCTTTATCTTTTACTTTACCAATTTTTACTTCATATCCTCTTGATATAAGTTCTATGCATACTATATTTTCTAAGATTCTTTCTATATCTTTTGTATTAGAAAAACCTACTGCTTGGCGAAAGCCATGGTCTGTTAAGTAATACTTTTCATCTATTTTTAATATTTTTTTACCTACTGTATCGTATCTAGGAATTTTTTTTATAATAAAAGCTAAACTACAATATTCTAAATAATTTAAAATAGTATCCACTGAAATATTTCTATTTTCGTTTTTTAAATAATTTTTTATACTGCTAGCTGAAAAAGTATGTCCTATATTTTCAATAACATAGGAAAAAATTCTATTAAATAAATCAACATCACGAATATTATTATATTGTAAAACATCTTTTACCAATACTGTATTATAGACATCATTTAGATATTTAAAACTAGGAGTTTCATCTAAGTCAAAGTATTTTAAAAATGGCATTCCACCTAGTTGAATAAATTTATCAAATAAGATTTCTTTTGATAGATTCATATTTTCAAATACTTGTTTAAATTCAATAAAAGTAAATGGTTGAATTTCAAATTCAACATATCTTCCTGCAAGTAAGGTTGCTAAATCTCCTGAAATAAGAGTTGAGTTTGAACCAGTTAAGTAAATATCACAATCTATATCAACTCTCAATCCATTGAT
It encodes:
- a CDS encoding ATP-binding protein; the encoded protein is MDYITRPKYIEKIKKFIDKPIIKILTGMRRVGKSTLLLIIKDDILKNIPNENKIYINFESTNFFDINNTSTLLEYLQPLLKNINGKVYFFFDEIQLISDWEQVINGLRVDIDCDIYLTGSNSTLISGDLATLLAGRYVEFEIQPFTFIEFKQVFENMNLSKEILFDKFIQLGGMPFLKYFDLDETPSFKYLNDVYNTVLVKDVLQYNNIRDVDLFNRIFSYVIENIGHTFSASSIKNYLKNENRNISVDTILNYLEYCSLAFIIKKIPRYDTVGKKILKIDEKYYLTDHGFRQAVGFSNTKDIERILENIVCIELISRGYEVKIGKVKDKEIDFVAKKGKDLSYYQISYIMGDEKTREREFGVYKSITDNFPKYVLSMDHFDFSQDGIIHKNIIDFLLENEGTK
- a CDS encoding YiiX/YebB-like N1pC/P60 family cysteine hydrolase, coding for MKNFKIILILISLLFLTACSSVQTVPKYEEKKNVKWKQVEPPVIILNLEPGDIVIKEKTINPIGMFGHVAVMKNDKTIVDYPKFWNKSYTIDIDYWLEEGRDILVLRYKDMTDEFRKRLIKNMGKYFGKDYRISSDRMNTEGFYCSQYIWYIYYITAQEMGFELDLDSDGGPYVLPYDFINSPYLEIVN